The Tenebrio molitor chromosome 5, icTenMoli1.1, whole genome shotgun sequence genome has a segment encoding these proteins:
- the Col4a1 gene encoding collagen alpha-2(IV) chain has translation MTDRAVGFAVAFLGVWTCVGGQFVSNNLAVNRTGLYGRNDPYYERNYPTAGSYRQGSGGYYGAGYESSEGRDAGRPYVYNRSYTVQGGQPSRDPNRVGSYVDPRQTEAPPYEQSGGQYRQSGQSRQYEQSGQSGQYGQSGRAQSSGQSSQYGQTNQYGQTGQSSQYGQTGQSSQYGQTGQSSQYGQSGQSQSAGQSSQYGQSGQSQSAGQSSQYGQSGQSQSAGQSSQYGQSGRYDSSQGGQYRQSGQSGQSSQSENYDQYGQPRQTYGSSPYRSSRPYSSSYDIFDAPGSAYGPKNGSERCIPKCFAEKGNRGFPGVPGISGEKGQRGFPGEEGLMGPKGDKGEAGPIGPRGPKGDRGKIGVPGFPGINGVPGLQGPAGQPGIPGLDGCNGTDGLPGLDGLPGDQGPRGFPGTSGIKGEKGEAAHCEINLKGQKGEPGRDGVTGPQGNPGPQGSQGLPGPRGETGAVGLRGPPGPKGQKGNTGLGFEGEKGQKGDKGQQGPKGSSVQVQVSNGTATRGPVGEPGPKGDVGPWGPIGPKGEPGIEGDFGIPGGIGMKGEKGLPGSPGPRGRDGFAGPPGPPGQKGDIGTEGLPGLPGRPGLKGEPGKDGPPGIHGLDGPPGPPGGGKGRPGPPGPQGPRGYPGPMGPKGMDGFPGDPGPRGPIGPQGGPGISGRPGAEGAPGDKGQKGESGSIGFPGADGTRGYPGPIGPQGPRGFPGEKGISIMGPKGDNGEPGRDGRPGEKGEKGFAGPRGAPGDTIHGIPGLSGPTGPQGEKGNPGRPGIHGSPGIPGEKGDIGGRCIDCLPGVKGAKGEAGINGRDGDVGPRGPPGAPGFMGLPGLDGVPGRQGPPGRPGKDGTTGLPGNPGEAGEPAFVSLNLVKGDKGIKGERGFPGPLGPKGLPGPPGIVGEPGLAGFPGVKGDRGYDGFPGNDGKAGEPGIPGVKGEPGESVKGEPGQPGQPGREGQKGEPGFDGIKGDAGKCPENYEMLFKGLPGDPGPKGEPGVAGFPGLAGIKGDQGNTGPRGPPGAVGPPGPVGRRGLPGPRGDKGDVGPLGFPGEKGRDGSAGFPGLSGAKGTKGEAGIPAIGPPGPPGPIGYKGEKGLPGLPGKTGSPGQPGLQGLMGEKGDVGVNGLNGLTGPPGQKGEPGPFGPPGTAGIPGRPGTEGSKGEPGLKGEPGSPGLPGFPGLKGEAGIPGLEGLKGFQGPAGRPGPPGEPGMDGLPGPVGEKGDRGFVGPPGPEGLVGMPGSIGYPGEKGNVGPVGPPGLTGPSGLIGFKGEPGLPGMPGEKGSQGDVSEKGQKGEPGIPGLRGATGLPGTPGYQGLKGDKGSMGQSIPGQKGDKGSPGLAGIDGRPGIPGLKGDSGLSGYPGQKGDRGFPGERGAPGIDGLPGERGMKGDIGFPGQPGYAGEKGDMGAPGQSGLDGLKGERGPVGPIGPVGFPGPKGEWGEKGLPGVAITVKGDKGEAGPPGLRGLEGEKGDRGYPGQPGLSGEKGNLGFPGVKGEPGFAGLSGEKGDRGLPGVPGLPGATVKGEKGLPGLPGKQGREGINGIPGEKGDRGLPGLPGRSGSPGLPGVDGVKGEKGSIGFPGPVGPPGPEGPPGRDGFAGTPGLTGEKGDRGPPGLIGTPGEKGDRGLTGLQGPPGYPGEKGNRGLDGLPGTPGAVGLIGEKGFPGPGGRPGLPGLAGSKGDKGEAAPPGFPGPKGDKGVPGAPGLSGAPGQPGPIGPPGRDGPPGEKGDRGIDGFPGLTGPPGLKGDRGLDGLVGATGPVGEPGLKGEPGAPCEPTGDYLTGTLLVKHSQSVEIPRCESGHIKLWDGYSLLYVQGNEKAHSQDLGFAGSCIRKFSTMPFVFCDFNNVCNYASRNDKSYWLSTSAPIPMMPVEESAIRQYISRCVVCESPANVIAVHSQSLSLPDCPNGWSSLWIGYSFIMHTSDGAEGGGQSLVSPGSCLEDFRASPFIECNGAQGTCHYFANTLSFWLATIETNQQFQKPQKQTLKAGNVRDRISRCQVCIKNT, from the exons ATGACCGACCGCGCTGTTGG GTTCGCCGTCGCTTTTCTGGGTGTGTGGACGTGCGTCGGAGGG CAATTTGTTAGCAACAATCTGGCGGTGAATAGGACGGGTTTGTACGGGAGGAATGACCCATACTACGAGAGGAATTACCCCACAGCGGGGAGCTACAGGCAAGGGAGCGGGGGATACTACGGTGCAGGTTACGAATCCAGCGAGGGCAGAGACGCTGGAAGGCCCTATGTCTACAATAGGAGTTACACGGTCCAAGGAGGACAACCTTCCAGAGACCCCAACAGAGTTGGGTCGTATGTAGACCCCAGACAAACTGAAGCCCCCCCTTATGAACAATCAGGTGGACAGTACAGACAATCCGGACAGTCCAGACAGTATGAACAGTCAGGACAATCGGGACAGTATGGACAGTCTGGACGGGCGCAATCATCAGGACAATCAAGTCAGTACGGACAGACAAATCAGTATGGACAGACGGGACAGTCAAGTCAGTATGGACAGACGGGACAATCAAGTCAGTATGGTCAGACGGGACAGTCAAGTCAGTACGGACAATCTGGACAGTCGCAATCCGCAGGCCAATCAAGTCAGTACGGACAATCTGGACAGTCGCAATCCGCAGGCCAATCAAGTCAGTACGGACAATCTGGACAGTCGCAATCCGCAGGCCAATCAAGTCAGTACGGACAATCGGGACGGTACGATTCGTCCCAAGGAGGTCAGTACAGACAATCAGGACAGTCTGGCCAATCTAGCCAATCCGAAAACTACGATCAGTATGGCCAGCCACGTCAGACTTACGGGTCAAGTCCATACAGAAGCAGCAGGCCATATTCCAGCAGTTACGACATTTTCGACGCTCCGGGAAGCGCCTACGGTCCGAAGAACGGCAGCGAAAGATGCATTCCGAAATGTTTCGCCGAAAAAGGAAATCGA GGTTTCCCCGGTGTACCAGGTATATCGGGAGAGAAAGGGCAGCGCGGTTTCCCCGGAGAGGAAGGCTTGATGGGCCCCAAGGGCGACAAAGGCGAAGCCGGTCCCATCGGTCCACGAGGACCCAAGGGAGACCGTGGCAAAATCGGAGTTCCTGGTTTTCCTGGTATAAATGGCGTTCCTGGCTTGCAGGGACCCGCAGGTCAACCGGGTATTCCCGGTTTGGACGGTTGTAACGGCACTGAT GGTCTTCCCGGTCTCGACGGTTTACCCGGAGACCAAGGTCCTCGCGGCTTTCCCGGAACTTCGGGTATTAAGGGTGAAAAGGGTGAAGCGGCCCACTGCGAGATCAACCTGAAAGGACAAAAGGGTGAGCCCGGACGTGATGGAGTGACTGGACCGCAGGGCAATCCTGGACCGCAAGGTTCCCAAGGTTTGCCAGGACCGCGTGGTGAGACCGGTGCGGTG GGATTGAGAGGACCTCCAGGTCCCAAAGGTCAGAAGGGCAACACGGGACTTGGATTCGAAGGCGAGAAAGGCCAGAAGGGAGATAAAGGACAACAAGGACCTAAAGGTTCTTCGGTGCAAGTGCAAGTGAGCAATGGTACTGCTACTAGAGGGCCTGTAGGAGAACCAGGACCGAAAGGTGATGTGGGACCGTGGGGACCGATCGGTCCGAAAGGTGAACCCGGAATTGAAGGCGACTTTGGTATACCCGGAGGCATCGGAATGAAGGGAGAAAAGGGTTTGCCGGGATCGCCAGGACCTAGG GGTAGAGACGGTTTCGCGGGACCTCCCGGTCCTCCAGGACAAAAAGGCGACATTGGTACAGAAGGGTTGCCCGGTTTACCAGGGCGACCAGGTTTGAAGGGAGAACCGGGAAAAGATGGACCGCCCGGTATTCACGGACTGGACGGACCACCGGGACCACCCGGTGGTGGGAAAGGACGCCCTGGACCTCCTGGTCCGCAAGGACCTAGAGGTTATCCTGGCCCGATGGGGCCAAAAGGAATGGACGGTTTTCCGGGAGATCCTGGACCGAGAGGACCTATTGGGCCGCAAGGAGGGCCTGGTATTAGCGGTAGGCCGGGAGCTGAGGGTGCACCAGGTGATAAAGGTCAAAAAGGAGAGTCCGGATCTATCGGTTTTCCGGGTGCAGACGGAACTAGAGGTTATCCTGGGCCTATTGGACCTCAAGGTCCGAGAGGATTTCCTGGAGAAAAGGGAATTTCCATAATG GGTCCTAAAGGTGATAATGGAGAACCTGGAAGGGATGGCAGACCCGGTGAAAAGGGAGAAAAGGGTTTTGCTGGGCCTCGCGGTGCGCCAGGAGACACAATTCACGGTATTCCTGGTTTATCCGGTCCAACTGGTCCCCAGGGTGAAAAAGGCAATCCGGGTAGACCAGGTATCCATGGAAGTCCAGGAATACCAGGAGAAAAGGGTGACATCGGTGGTCGATGTATCGACTGTTTGCCCGGAGTTAAGGGCGCAAAGGGTGAAGCGGGAATCAACGGTAGAGATGGAGATGTAGGTCCTCGTGGTCCACCTGGAGCACCAGGATTTATGGGTTTACCAGGATTAGATGGTGTTCCTGGCCGACAAGGTCCACCTGGACGTCCT GGAAAGGATGGTACGACAGGTTTGCCAGGAAATCCAGGAGAAGCTGGAGAACCGGCATTCGTCTCACTTAACTTGGTTAAAGGCGATAAAGGAATCAAGGGAGAAAGAGGATTCCCAGGACCATTAGGACCTAAAGGGTTACCTGGTCCTCCAGGAATTGTAGGAGAGCCTGGACTAGCAGGATTTCCTGGTGTGAAAGGTGACCGCGGATATGATGGGTTCCCTGGAAACGACGGAAAGGCTGGAGAACCTGGAATACCAGGTGTAAAAGGTGAACCCGGTGAAAGCGTTAAGGGTGAACCGGGGCAACCGGGACAACCAGGACGTGAGGGTCAGAAAGGCGAACCAGGATTTGACGGAATAAAAGGAGACGCAGGAAAATGTCccgaaaattatgaaatgctATTTAAAGGCCTTCCTGGTGACCCTGGACCCAAAGGAGAACCAGGAGTTGCCGGTTTCCCAGGATTGGCTGGGATAAAGGGAGATCAAGGCAACACAGGGCCTAGAGGTCCCCCTGGGGCAGTAGGTCCTCCAGGACCGGTCGGAAGAAGAGGGCTTCCCGGCCCGAGGGGCGACAAAGGTGACGTTGGTCCGTTGGGTTTCCCCGGTGAGAAAGGTAGAGATGGTTCGGCCGGTTTCCCAGGATTATCGGGAGCCAAAGGCACCAAAGGAGAAGCCGGAATACCAGCGATCGGCCCTCCAGGCCCTCCAGGACCCATTGgatacaaaggagaaaaaggTTTACCCGGTCTACCGGGAAAAACCGGTTCACCCGGCCAGCCAGGATTGCAAGGATTAATGGGCGAAAAAGGAGATGTCGGTGTTAACGGATTGAACGGTTTGACCGGACCACCAGGACAGAAAGGTGAACCAGGACCGTTCGGTCCTCCCGGGACAGCGGGAATACCAGGAAGACCGGGCACTGAAGGATCAAAGGGTGAACCAGGGCTCAAAGGCGAACCAGGGTCACCCGGATTGCCAGGATTCCCGGGACTGAAAGGTGAAGCAGGGATACCCGGGTTAGAAGGACTGAAAGGTTTTCAAGGTCCAGCGGGAAGACCTGGACCTCCGGGAGAACCAGGAATGGACGGACTTCCTGGACCAGTAGGCGAAAAAGGTGACAGAGGCTTTGTCGGACCACCTGGTCCGGAAGGATTAGTCGGAATGCCGGGATCGATCGGCTATCCTGGCGAAAAGGGAAATGTTGGACCCGTAGGCCCTCCTGGTCTAACCGGACCATCAGGACTGATAGGTTTTAAGGGAGAACCAGGTTTGCCAGGAATGCCAGGAGAAAAAGGTAGTCAAGGAGACGTGTCCGAAAAAGGGCAGAAGGGAGAACCTGGAATACCAGGACTGAGAGGCGCGACTGGCTTACCTGGCACACCGGGTTATCAAGGGCTCAAAGGAGATAAAGGTTCCATGGGGCAGAGCATTCCGGGACAGAAAGGCGACAAAGGAAGCCCTGGGCTTGCTGGAATTGACGGCCGTCCTGGAATTCCCGGATTGAAGGGTGACTCTGGTCTGTCAGGATACCCTGGCCAGAAAGGCGATAGAGGTTTCCCTGGTGAAAGAGGTGCTCCTGGAATTGACGGATTACCTGGCGAAAGAGGAATGAAGGGTGACATCGGATTCCCAGGACAACCAGGTTATGCCGGTGAAAAGGGAGACATGGGTGCACCCGGTCAAAGCGGTCTAGACGGTCTGAAAGGAGAGAGAGGTCCGGTCGGTCCCATAGGACCGGTCGGTTTCCCCGGTCCCAAGGGAGAATGGGGAGAGAAAGGTCTACCAGGTGTCGCTATAACAGTGAAGGGTGACAAGGGAGAAGCTGGACCACCTGGACTACGCGGTTTGGAAGGAGAAAAGGGAGATCGAGGGTACCCAGGCCAGCCGGGATTATCTGGAGAAAAGGGCAATTTAGGGTTCCCCGGTGTAAAAGGAGAACCTGGTTTCGCCGGTTTGTCGGGCGAAAAAG GTGACAGAGGCTTGCCGGGAGTACCGGGACTGCCTGGAGCAACTGTTAAAGGTGAAAAAGGTCTACCAGGTCTACCAGGCAAACAAGGAAGGGAAGGCATCAACGGTATCCCCGGAGAAAAAGGAGACCGCGGTCTTCCAGGATTACCGGGTAGGTCCGGATCACCAGGTCTTCCAGGCGTCGACGGCGTCAAAGGTGAAAAGGGCAGCATAGGCTTCCCCGGTCCTGTGGGCCCGCCCGGCCCAGAAGGTCCTCCAGGACGAGATGGTTTCGCCGGCACACCCGGTCTCACTGGTGAGAAGGGTGACAGAGGTCCACCAGGTCTAATCGGAACGCCAGGAGAGAAAGGAGACCGAGGTCTAACCGGCTTGCAAGGTCCTCCAGGATATCCTGGAGAAAAGGGCAACCGCGGTTTAGACGGTCTCCCCGGAACTCCCGGAGCTGTCGGTCTCATCGGAGAAAAAGGCTTTCCAGGACCAGGCGGTCGTCCAGGTTTACCAGGATTGGCCGGATCTAAAG GTGACAAGGGAGAAGCGGCACCACCTGGCTTCCCCGGCCCCAAGGGAGATAAGGGCGTTCCAGGTGCTCCCGGTCTTTCAGGAGCACCCGGCCAACCCGGACCGATCGGTCCCCCAGGTCGGGACGGCCCTCCAGGTGAAAAGGGCGACCGCGGTATCGACGGATTCCCGGGACTAACTGGTCCTCCGGGTCTGAAAGGTGACAGAGGTCTGGACGGCTTAGTTGGCGCGACGGGTCCAGTAGGCGAGCCCGGTCTCAAGGGAGAACCTGGGGCTCCGTGCGAACCAACCGGAGACTACCTCACCGGCACCCTCCTGGTCAAGCACAGTCAAAGCGTGGAGATCCCCCGATGCGAAAGCGGACACATCAAGCTCTGGGACGGCTACTCCCTCCTCTACGTCCAAGGGAACGAAAAAGCCCACAGCCAAGACCTCGGCTTTGCAGGATCGTGCATCAGAAAGTTCTCGACGATGCCGTTCGTCTTCTGCGACTTCAACAACGTCTGCAACTACGCCAGCAGGAACGACAAGTCCTACTGGTTGTCGACGAGCGCCCCCATCCCGATGATGCCCGTGGAGGAGTCCGCCATCCGCCAGTACATCTCCAGGTGCGTGGTCTGCGAGTCTCCGGCCAACGTCATAGCAGTCCACAGCCAGTCCCTCTCGCTACCAGACTGCCCCAACGGCTGGAGCTCCCTCTGGATCGGCTACAGCTTCATCATG CACACCTCCGACGGCGCCGAAGGCGGCGGCCAGTCCCTCGTCAGCCCCGGCTCCTGCCTCGAAGACTTCCGCGCGTCGCCGTTCATCGAGTGCAACGGCGCCCAAGGCACCTGCCACTACTTCGCCAACACCCTCAGCTTCTGGTTGGCCACGATCGAGACGAACCAGCAGTTCCAGAAACCGCAAAAGCAGACGCTCAAAGCCGGTAACGTTAGAGATAGGATCAGTAGGTGCCAGGTGTGCATCAAGAACACGTAA